One part of the Gammaproteobacteria bacterium genome encodes these proteins:
- the dnaN gene encoding DNA polymerase III subunit beta → MKITINRELLLNPLQVVNSVIERRQALPILNNFLMVADKDRVTLSATDMEVEVVSHIKNPVQIQGAITIPARKFIDICKALPMETEIHLEVKDNRAQVRSGRSRFALSVLSATDYPTLGGIQPYLKFKLPAVTLRGLIGDTQFAMAHQDVRYYLNGMLMEFSEQRIRTVATDGHRLALSEAVHMTGAKETVQIIVPRKGIIELWHMLSEQEEDAEIQVSQNHIRVIIQQQEITTKLVDGKFPDYMRVIPAKGDKVVVADREALRQGLARTSILSNEKFRGVRLTLKKGVIQALAHNPDQEEAEEDIEVEYEGQEMEIGFNVVYLLDALSAIKSEKAQIEFSSPEKSCLIYAKGDETSRYVIMPMRL, encoded by the coding sequence ATGAAGATAACCATTAACCGTGAACTATTGTTAAATCCACTGCAGGTTGTTAATAGTGTTATAGAGCGACGCCAGGCATTGCCAATACTTAACAATTTTCTAATGGTAGCGGATAAGGACAGAGTCACACTAAGTGCCACGGACATGGAAGTAGAGGTGGTTTCGCACATTAAAAATCCAGTGCAAATACAAGGAGCAATAACAATACCTGCGCGAAAATTCATTGATATTTGTAAAGCACTACCGATGGAAACGGAGATTCATTTAGAGGTGAAGGATAACCGCGCACAAGTTCGAAGCGGGCGCAGCCGCTTTGCACTTTCGGTATTATCAGCGACAGATTATCCAACGTTAGGTGGAATACAGCCCTACTTAAAATTTAAGTTGCCTGCGGTAACCCTGCGGGGGCTGATTGGGGACACTCAATTTGCAATGGCCCATCAGGATGTACGCTATTATCTCAACGGCATGCTTATGGAGTTCAGCGAACAACGGATCCGTACGGTAGCTACGGATGGTCATCGCCTTGCTCTAAGTGAGGCAGTCCATATGACGGGAGCAAAAGAGACGGTGCAGATTATTGTGCCCAGAAAAGGAATAATAGAATTGTGGCACATGTTATCGGAGCAGGAAGAAGATGCAGAAATTCAAGTAAGTCAAAATCATATTCGTGTAATTATCCAACAGCAAGAAATAACTACGAAATTAGTGGATGGGAAATTCCCGGATTACATGAGAGTTATACCAGCCAAGGGAGATAAGGTGGTAGTTGCCGACCGTGAAGCATTGCGACAGGGACTAGCCAGGACATCGATTTTATCTAATGAGAAGTTTCGCGGGGTTCGTCTTACCTTGAAGAAGGGGGTGATACAGGCCTTGGCTCATAATCCGGATCAAGAAGAAGCCGAAGAAGATATCGAAGTCGAATATGAAGGCCAGGAAATGGAGATAGGATTCAATGTGGTGTATTTGCTGGACGCGCTATCGGCAATTAAAAGCGAAAAAGCGCAAATAGAATTTTCCTCCCCGGAAAAGAGCTGCCTAATATATGCAAAAGGCGATGAGACCAGCAGATATGTAATTATGCCCATGCGGTTATAA
- the dnaA gene encoding chromosomal replication initiator protein DnaA, whose product MKNDVWKQCIEHLEGELPPQQFNTWIRPLQAAVDGNILRLLAPNRFVVDWIKNKYINSIAQIVNDLERGQHFSVEIGVGSTTQPDNNSAPPHSVSPANTKASESKITKDSGGFTSSINTQYSFDTFVEGKSNQLARAASIQVAQNPGAAYNPLFICGGVGLGKTHLMHAIGNAIIGARPQAKVVYLRSERFVADMVKALQHNAINDFKRYYRSVDALLIDDIQFFAGKERSQEEFFHTFNTLLEGQQQIVLTCDRYPKEVTGVEERLKSRFSWGLTVAIEPPELETRVAILMSKAAHAQIELPNEVAFFVAKRFRSNIRELEGALHRIVANARFKGKPISLEFAREALKDLLALQEKMVTIEYIQKTVAEYYKIRVSDLLSKRRSRSIARPRQMAMSLCKELTSHSLPEIGDAFGGRDHTTVLHACRKISDLIKSEPRICEDHTNLGRTLSS is encoded by the coding sequence ATGAAAAACGATGTTTGGAAACAGTGCATTGAACATCTGGAGGGCGAACTTCCACCACAACAATTCAACACTTGGATACGACCCCTGCAGGCGGCAGTGGACGGCAATATACTGAGATTATTGGCGCCCAATCGGTTTGTGGTGGACTGGATTAAAAACAAATATATAAACTCCATCGCGCAGATCGTAAACGACCTAGAGCGGGGACAACATTTCTCAGTAGAAATTGGCGTCGGCAGCACCACGCAGCCTGACAATAATTCCGCCCCCCCCCATTCCGTCAGCCCGGCCAATACAAAGGCCAGCGAATCGAAAATCACCAAAGATTCCGGGGGATTTACATCAAGCATCAATACCCAATATTCCTTTGACACCTTCGTCGAGGGCAAATCCAACCAACTTGCCCGCGCGGCATCCATACAGGTGGCCCAGAACCCCGGTGCTGCCTACAATCCCCTGTTCATCTGCGGTGGTGTGGGCCTGGGGAAGACTCACTTAATGCATGCCATAGGCAACGCCATTATCGGGGCTCGCCCACAGGCAAAAGTGGTATATCTCCGTTCTGAACGATTCGTCGCAGACATGGTGAAAGCGTTGCAGCACAACGCCATCAACGATTTTAAACGATACTACAGGTCAGTTGATGCGTTATTAATCGATGACATTCAGTTCTTCGCCGGCAAGGAACGCTCGCAGGAAGAATTTTTTCATACTTTCAATACGTTACTGGAGGGCCAGCAGCAAATAGTTCTCACCTGCGATCGTTACCCCAAGGAAGTTACCGGTGTCGAGGAACGTCTCAAGTCACGGTTTAGCTGGGGTCTTACCGTTGCCATCGAACCTCCGGAGCTTGAAACTCGTGTCGCCATCCTCATGAGCAAGGCTGCGCATGCTCAGATTGAACTTCCCAACGAAGTGGCATTCTTCGTTGCCAAGCGCTTTCGTTCCAATATACGTGAACTTGAAGGCGCACTACACAGAATCGTCGCCAATGCAAGATTCAAAGGCAAACCCATCAGCTTAGAATTCGCCCGAGAAGCTTTAAAAGACCTCTTGGCCCTCCAAGAGAAGATGGTCACTATTGAATACATCCAAAAAACGGTGGCCGAATATTACAAGATCAGAGTGTCTGATTTACTATCAAAACGGCGCAGCCGTTCTATTGCAAGACCCCGGCAAATGGCCATGTCTTTATGCAAGGAATTAACCAGCCATAGTCTCCCGGAGATCGGTGATGCCTTTGGGGGGCGCGATCATACAACTGTACTGCACGCCTGTAGAAAAATTAGTGATTTAATTAAATCCGAGCCCCGTATTTGTGAAGATCACACCAATCTGGGGAGAACTCTATCATCTTGA
- the rpmH gene encoding 50S ribosomal protein L34 — MKRTYQPSKLKRKRLHGFRTRMKTRGGRAVLKSRRAKGRAKLSA; from the coding sequence ATGAAGCGCACCTACCAGCCGAGTAAACTTAAGCGCAAGCGCCTTCATGGATTTCGTACGCGCATGAAAACCCGTGGTGGCCGGGCCGTGCTTAAATCCCGCCGAGCCAAGGGCCGTGCCAAGCTCAGCGCGTAG
- the rnpA gene encoding ribonuclease P protein component, producing the protein MHYQPQLTRKDFEKIHTQADWRYKAAGCAASACRNQFEKARLGLIAGKKPLPLAVSRNRFKRIAREVFRAYQQKLRGLDVIITARAPVQDLRASELKTSLEQLLSKLTACASSS; encoded by the coding sequence GTGCATTATCAGCCGCAGCTTACGCGGAAAGATTTCGAGAAAATTCACACCCAGGCCGACTGGAGGTATAAAGCCGCAGGTTGCGCTGCCAGTGCCTGCCGCAATCAGTTCGAGAAAGCCCGTTTGGGGTTGATTGCCGGTAAAAAGCCGCTGCCGTTGGCGGTCTCGAGAAACCGGTTCAAACGCATTGCCCGGGAAGTTTTCAGGGCATATCAGCAGAAACTGCGCGGGCTCGATGTAATCATCACGGCGCGCGCGCCAGTGCAGGATTTGCGAGCGAGCGAACTCAAGACCTCCTTGGAACAACTACTTTCCAAACTAACCGCGTGCGCAAGCTCCTCATAG
- the yidD gene encoding membrane protein insertion efficiency factor YidD → MWRGLIGPHYGPCCRYLPTCSAYAREALVRHGLWRGTWLTIRRLARCHPWGGAGVDAVPR, encoded by the coding sequence GTGTGGCGGGGTCTGATCGGGCCGCACTACGGCCCGTGTTGCCGCTACCTGCCTACCTGCTCGGCATATGCACGGGAGGCCTTGGTCCGCCATGGCCTCTGGCGCGGCACTTGGCTCACAATCCGAAGGCTGGCCCGCTGTCACCCATGGGGTGGTGCCGGCGTCGACGCCGTGCCTAGGTAA
- the yidC gene encoding membrane protein insertase YidC: MDQVRLFLIVALGLVLLLIWQAWQKDYGPLRLQSSVQSSRTDTAAASVSTAQHQMETEDKKTATTPPVSGQKIHVQTDTLDLVIDTAGGNIVHASLRDYPISLEQPRDPFVLLDDSEQLFYVAQSGLLSTSDAPDHHALFTSERDDYELTAGAETLEVPMSWHSASGVEVVKIFRFTRRSHLVTVEYKIRNRSGQPWTGELYAQLQRAAGKEARSVVNTYTGAALSSPERRYEKLPFRDFADKPISRNIQNGWAAILQHYFIAALIPNVGEAYHYHTKALDNQHYVIGAVGPEHTVPAGGEGTVSIRFYLGPKTQDTLERIAPGLDLTVDYGALWFIAKPLFWFLKRFHALTGNWGWAIIILTVLVKGLFYPLSAASYRSMAKMRAVQPRILALRERYADDKTRLNQAMMDLYKEKKINPLGGCLPVLIQIPVFLSLYWVLLESVELRQAPFVLWIHDMSAADPYFVLPLFMGATMFFQQRLNPPAMDPTQQRVMQLMPVVFTMFFAFFPSGLVLYWCVNNLLSILQQAVITRSMERGKTAT, encoded by the coding sequence ATGGATCAAGTGCGTTTGTTCCTGATTGTAGCGCTGGGTTTGGTGTTACTGCTGATCTGGCAGGCGTGGCAGAAGGATTACGGCCCATTACGGCTCCAATCCTCGGTGCAGTCGTCGCGGACGGATACTGCCGCCGCCTCGGTTTCTACAGCACAACACCAAATGGAAACAGAGGACAAAAAAACAGCGACCACACCACCAGTCTCCGGGCAAAAGATACACGTGCAAACGGATACATTGGATCTGGTGATTGATACTGCAGGCGGCAACATTGTACATGCCAGTTTGAGAGACTATCCGATATCCCTCGAACAACCCCGAGATCCATTCGTATTACTGGATGATTCCGAGCAATTGTTTTATGTGGCGCAGAGCGGCTTGTTAAGTACATCAGATGCGCCGGATCATCACGCCCTTTTTACCAGCGAACGTGATGATTATGAATTGACTGCTGGCGCCGAAACGCTGGAAGTGCCGATGTCTTGGCATTCCGCCAGTGGCGTGGAGGTCGTAAAGATTTTCCGTTTTACGCGCAGAAGCCACCTCGTCACGGTCGAGTACAAGATCCGCAATCGTTCCGGCCAGCCATGGACCGGCGAGCTGTACGCCCAATTGCAGCGCGCAGCGGGCAAGGAGGCTAGGAGCGTGGTGAATACTTATACGGGTGCGGCCTTGTCGAGCCCGGAGAGGCGTTACGAAAAATTGCCATTCAGGGATTTTGCCGACAAACCCATATCGCGCAATATTCAAAACGGCTGGGCGGCGATTCTGCAACATTATTTTATCGCCGCCTTGATCCCCAATGTCGGTGAGGCCTATCACTATCACACCAAGGCACTGGATAATCAGCATTACGTCATCGGAGCGGTGGGTCCGGAACATACCGTGCCGGCGGGCGGGGAGGGCACGGTCAGTATACGTTTCTATCTCGGTCCCAAGACTCAGGATACCCTCGAACGAATTGCACCTGGCCTCGATCTGACGGTGGATTACGGCGCACTCTGGTTTATCGCCAAACCTCTTTTCTGGTTTCTGAAAAGATTCCATGCGCTGACGGGCAACTGGGGCTGGGCCATCATTATCCTGACGGTGCTGGTCAAGGGATTGTTCTACCCGCTCTCCGCGGCGAGTTACCGTTCCATGGCCAAGATGCGCGCCGTCCAGCCACGGATACTGGCCTTGCGTGAACGCTATGCGGATGACAAGACCCGCCTGAATCAGGCGATGATGGATTTGTACAAGGAGAAAAAAATCAATCCGCTGGGGGGATGCCTGCCCGTGTTGATTCAAATCCCCGTGTTCCTGTCTCTCTACTGGGTGTTGCTGGAAAGCGTGGAATTGAGGCAGGCGCCATTCGTGCTCTGGATACACGATATGTCTGCAGCCGACCCGTACTTCGTGTTGCCGCTGTTCATGGGCGCCACCATGTTCTTCCAGCAACGCCTGAATCCGCCGGCCATGGATCCCACCCAGCAAAGGGTGATGCAACTGATGCCGGTGGTATTCACCATGTTTTTCGCCTTTTTTCCTTCCGGGCTGGTATTGTACTGGTGTGTCAATAACCTGCTCTCCATACTTCAGCAGGCGGTGATCACGCGCAGCATGGAACGCGGCAAAACCGCGACATGA